One region of Peribacillus simplex genomic DNA includes:
- a CDS encoding PTS system mannose/fructose/sorbose family transporter subunit IID produces the protein MEIELISAILLSGFVAVIMTENYGYGYWMISRPIFAGPLLGLIMGDLQTGLIVGASVELMFMGVLPIGGSVPPNAQIAGLIGTIFAISAGGKPEVGIALALPIGILAQLLIMLAWNFNIYLVHRADNALQELNLKRAERLHLSGIIVFFTVMFIPTFLAIYFGSGFVNNLVDLMPSWFMEGLKLTAGILPAIGMAMLLKMMNLKKFWSFFLIGFVLTVYLDQNVLSIALLGLGIAISISAVGTKGNDSEISPHSSRQSEAKTTILTKKDLIKTFLRSFFSMTSINYERYGSLGFCYAILPALKKLYPNNQDLKESVVRHNEFFNCHPYTSNAIIGVALALEEQRAQGNPITSETISSTKAALMGPLSGIGDSVFKATFMTIFAAIGAGLALDGNLLGPIIFIVPNVLLNIFSRYYGIVYGYQFGISLILKMKDSDVLNKFVQGATIVGLMVTGSMVVNFVKVSVAAKWNFGGKEINLQELLDSILPGLLPLLLTLGFLWALFKYQKSIYWLILLSFIIGLAGKFLGVL, from the coding sequence GTGGAAATTGAATTAATATCAGCGATTTTGTTAAGTGGTTTTGTTGCAGTTATCATGACCGAAAATTATGGGTATGGATATTGGATGATTAGCCGTCCCATTTTTGCTGGGCCATTATTGGGACTAATAATGGGAGACCTACAAACCGGATTGATTGTAGGGGCCAGTGTGGAATTGATGTTTATGGGTGTGTTACCGATTGGAGGCAGCGTTCCTCCTAATGCACAAATTGCTGGGCTAATAGGGACTATTTTTGCGATTAGTGCTGGGGGTAAGCCTGAGGTTGGAATTGCACTGGCATTACCAATCGGTATTTTAGCGCAACTTTTAATCATGTTAGCTTGGAATTTTAATATTTATCTAGTGCATCGGGCAGACAATGCTTTACAAGAACTTAATCTAAAAAGGGCAGAACGGCTACACCTTTCTGGAATAATCGTTTTTTTTACAGTTATGTTCATTCCAACTTTTTTAGCCATTTATTTTGGTAGTGGATTTGTAAATAATCTGGTAGACTTAATGCCTTCTTGGTTTATGGAAGGATTAAAGCTTACTGCAGGAATTCTACCTGCAATAGGGATGGCCATGCTCCTAAAAATGATGAACCTCAAGAAGTTTTGGTCATTTTTCCTAATTGGATTTGTTCTGACAGTCTACTTGGATCAGAATGTACTTTCAATAGCCTTGTTGGGTCTTGGAATCGCGATTAGCATTTCAGCAGTGGGAACGAAAGGAAATGATAGTGAAATTTCCCCTCATTCCTCCCGACAGAGTGAAGCTAAAACGACGATTCTGACAAAGAAAGATTTAATAAAAACATTCTTACGTTCTTTCTTCAGTATGACGTCTATAAATTATGAGCGTTATGGCAGTTTAGGGTTCTGCTATGCGATATTGCCGGCACTCAAAAAACTCTATCCAAATAATCAGGATTTAAAAGAATCAGTTGTTCGTCATAATGAGTTTTTTAACTGCCACCCCTATACTTCTAATGCCATCATAGGTGTTGCTCTTGCACTTGAAGAACAACGTGCGCAAGGAAACCCTATCACCTCAGAAACAATTTCTTCTACGAAAGCCGCATTGATGGGACCACTCTCTGGAATTGGTGATTCTGTTTTTAAAGCAACTTTTATGACCATTTTTGCAGCAATCGGCGCTGGTTTGGCGTTGGATGGAAATTTACTTGGACCCATTATATTTATCGTACCAAACGTCTTGCTAAATATTTTCTCTCGTTACTACGGCATTGTCTATGGGTACCAGTTTGGGATAAGCCTAATTCTAAAAATGAAAGACTCTGATGTTCTAAATAAGTTTGTTCAGGGAGCTACTATTGTAGGATTAATGGTAACAGGATCTATGGTAGTTAATTTTGTTAAAGTAAGCGTGGCTGCTAAATGGAACTTTGGAGGCAAAGAAATAAATTTGCAAGAACTTCTTGATTCAATCTTACCTGGGCTTTTGCCCCTTCTCTTAACACTTGGTTTCTTATGGGCATTGTTTAAATATCAAAAGTCTATCTACTGGTTAATCTTACTTTCCTTTATTATAGGATTAGCAGGTAAATTCTTGGGAGTTCTTTAG
- a CDS encoding dimethylarginine dimethylaminohydrolase family protein: MFKPLERVIVKHPKEAFISQEHLSQAWQNFNFAEEPDFNEALTEYGDFISILEKYVPNIDYLPASSLVGIDSLYAHDPVKFTSQGAIILKSGKELRQPEADVYKEYCLEKNIPIIGYLTGEAVADGGDIIWLDDKTLVVGHGYRTNAEAIRQLKEMTTHLVDEFIVVQLPHDQGEAECLHLMSFISMVDQDLAVVHSRLMPVFFRKLLIERGIQLIEVPDDEYVNLGCNVLAIAPRVCVISSGNAYTKQKLLDEGATVYEYKGTEISYKGTGGPTCLTCPVVRTNINEGGLE; this comes from the coding sequence ATGTTCAAACCTTTGGAACGTGTCATTGTAAAACATCCGAAAGAAGCTTTTATTAGTCAAGAGCATTTAAGCCAAGCATGGCAGAACTTCAACTTTGCGGAAGAGCCAGATTTCAACGAAGCCCTAACAGAGTATGGTGACTTTATTTCCATTTTGGAGAAATATGTTCCAAACATCGATTATTTGCCAGCATCTTCGCTAGTCGGCATTGACTCCTTATATGCCCATGATCCGGTCAAATTCACAAGCCAAGGAGCGATTATTTTAAAGTCCGGAAAAGAATTGAGGCAGCCTGAAGCTGATGTATATAAGGAATATTGTCTAGAAAAGAACATCCCGATTATTGGGTATTTAACGGGTGAAGCGGTCGCGGATGGCGGTGATATCATTTGGCTTGATGATAAGACGCTTGTTGTCGGACATGGTTATCGTACAAACGCTGAAGCCATTCGGCAATTAAAAGAAATGACCACTCATCTAGTGGATGAATTCATCGTAGTTCAGCTTCCGCATGATCAAGGTGAGGCAGAGTGTCTCCATCTTATGTCTTTCATCAGCATGGTAGACCAGGATTTAGCGGTAGTTCATTCTCGGCTTATGCCAGTCTTTTTCAGAAAACTGCTTATTGAACGAGGCATTCAGCTTATCGAAGTGCCGGATGATGAGTATGTGAACTTAGGCTGCAATGTGCTTGCCATTGCTCCGCGGGTTTGTGTGATTTCTTCTGGTAACGCTTACACAAAGCAAAAGCTTCTTGATGAAGGAGCGACAGTTTATGAATACAAAGGGACAGAAATCAGTTACAAAGGCACTGGCGGCCCAACTTGTTTAACCTGCCCGGTGGTTCGTACAAATATTAATGAAGGGGGATTGGAATGA
- a CDS encoding SLC13 family permease: MNNLPEGQITSEPLNQKKKPLNQLTELPEKGINPFVLMFIVIVIVTVLTYVLPAGQYERIEKDGRSVVDPASFEFVESTPVGLLEMFSSIHAGMIEGASIILFVFLFGGALGIMQATGALDSFIKFVAVRFGTKEKLLIPLMVLIFASLGTLIGSAEDALVYIAIIVPMTIALGFDALTGFAIVVLGTLATGFISGITNPFNVGVAQSIAELPMYSGMGLRIALLAVFYIITVLYIYFHAMKVKRNPELGEYGKFRRKDHAHLDKNFRMSKRHSVALIVLLVNFILLVYGVIKLGWYISEIGGLFLLSGIIMGLIGGLTPSKMANGFISGAGDMVSGALIIGVAQTILVIITSGGMLDTILYYAAGLVEQLPPAINAIGMFIVQLFLNFIVPSGSGQAALTMPIMAPLADLMGVTRQTAVLAFQLGDGISNMIFPTSGVLLAGLAVAGISLTKWVKWVFPYLLIQIAVAIIFLIIAQSIQYGPF; encoded by the coding sequence ATGAATAACCTGCCTGAAGGTCAAATCACTTCCGAGCCGCTTAATCAGAAAAAAAAGCCACTTAACCAACTAACGGAGTTACCGGAAAAAGGGATAAATCCTTTTGTCTTAATGTTCATCGTAATTGTAATAGTGACAGTTTTAACCTACGTCTTACCTGCAGGCCAATATGAAAGAATCGAAAAAGATGGCCGAAGTGTAGTCGATCCCGCTTCTTTTGAATTTGTTGAATCAACACCAGTTGGGCTATTGGAAATGTTCAGCAGTATTCACGCAGGGATGATTGAAGGAGCGTCCATTATCTTGTTTGTCTTTTTATTTGGCGGTGCTCTCGGAATCATGCAGGCAACAGGAGCATTGGATTCATTCATTAAGTTTGTGGCTGTACGTTTCGGAACAAAAGAAAAATTGCTCATTCCGTTGATGGTATTGATTTTCGCATCATTAGGTACACTGATCGGTTCTGCAGAAGATGCGTTAGTTTATATCGCAATCATTGTTCCGATGACGATTGCATTAGGCTTTGATGCACTTACAGGGTTTGCAATCGTTGTCCTTGGAACATTGGCGACTGGATTTATTTCCGGTATTACGAACCCTTTTAATGTAGGAGTTGCCCAAAGTATTGCTGAACTGCCCATGTATTCGGGAATGGGATTGCGCATCGCACTTCTTGCAGTGTTTTATATTATTACAGTATTGTACATCTATTTCCATGCAATGAAAGTGAAAAGAAACCCTGAACTAGGGGAGTATGGGAAATTCAGGCGGAAAGATCATGCACATCTTGATAAAAACTTTAGGATGAGTAAAAGACATAGCGTTGCTTTAATTGTTCTATTGGTGAATTTCATCCTATTAGTATATGGAGTTATTAAATTAGGATGGTATATAAGTGAAATTGGCGGCTTGTTTTTATTAAGCGGGATCATAATGGGACTAATTGGAGGATTAACTCCCTCCAAGATGGCTAATGGTTTTATTTCAGGAGCAGGCGATATGGTTTCAGGGGCATTGATAATAGGTGTTGCGCAGACCATCTTGGTCATCATTACAAGTGGCGGGATGCTGGATACCATTTTATATTATGCTGCAGGATTGGTTGAGCAGCTTCCTCCCGCCATAAATGCAATCGGAATGTTCATTGTCCAATTATTCCTTAACTTCATTGTTCCATCTGGAAGTGGGCAAGCAGCATTGACGATGCCGATTATGGCTCCATTAGCTGATTTAATGGGTGTGACAAGACAAACGGCCGTGTTAGCTTTCCAATTAGGGGATGGGATATCGAATATGATATTTCCGACTTCCGGAGTGCTATTGGCTGGACTGGCAGTGGCGGGCATATCGTTAACGAAATGGGTGAAATGGGTATTTCCCTATCTTTTGATTCAGATTGCGGTAGCGATTATCTTTTTGATCATTGCTCAAAGCATACAGTATGGCCCTTTTTAA
- a CDS encoding amidohydrolase, with amino-acid sequence MKSKQETVVDEVISWRRHFHENPELSYQEHQTSEYIYKKLKTFSGLEVTRPTETSVLAVLKGAKKSAGKSNTIIFRADIDALPIEEEAEIEFKSKNPGIMHACGHDAHAAMLLGAAKVLSGKKEGISGEIRFIFQHAEEVLPGGAQELVKKGVVEGVDYAFALHVTPYERTGTICIREGVFCAAADDFEIKIIGQGGHASTPELTVDPLIIGAEITTNIQHIVSRKISALRTPVISVTQFHSGSALNVIPEYAEIGGTIRSLDSESRVKAREYLEQIVKGISEAHGANCEITWYLGYPAVVNDKAAVDISRTVMEGMFEKNHIIHVDDPMFGTEDFSAFSEIVPSSMQFIGVHNNEFGKAYPLHHPKFKIDEKALEYGVRYFVGIADKLCSHQNN; translated from the coding sequence ATGAAGTCAAAACAGGAGACAGTTGTGGATGAAGTGATTTCATGGAGACGTCATTTTCACGAAAATCCGGAGCTCTCATATCAGGAGCACCAGACTTCTGAATACATCTACAAGAAATTAAAAACCTTTTCAGGATTAGAAGTGACAAGACCAACCGAAACGAGCGTTTTAGCGGTTCTCAAAGGAGCTAAAAAATCTGCCGGAAAATCGAATACGATCATCTTTCGTGCAGATATTGATGCACTCCCGATCGAAGAAGAAGCAGAAATTGAATTTAAATCAAAAAATCCTGGAATTATGCATGCGTGCGGACATGATGCACATGCTGCGATGTTATTAGGTGCGGCAAAAGTCCTTTCTGGAAAAAAAGAAGGGATTAGTGGAGAAATCAGGTTTATTTTCCAACATGCCGAGGAGGTTCTGCCAGGGGGAGCTCAGGAATTGGTTAAAAAAGGGGTTGTGGAAGGAGTAGATTATGCATTTGCACTGCATGTTACTCCTTATGAACGAACAGGAACAATATGTATAAGGGAAGGGGTATTCTGTGCAGCAGCCGATGATTTTGAAATTAAAATCATTGGTCAGGGCGGTCATGCGTCGACTCCGGAATTAACGGTAGATCCGCTAATCATTGGTGCAGAAATTACGACGAATATTCAACATATAGTTTCCAGAAAAATTTCAGCACTTAGGACACCAGTCATTTCAGTCACTCAGTTCCATTCTGGTAGTGCGCTCAATGTCATTCCTGAATATGCAGAAATCGGTGGTACCATTCGTTCCTTAGACTCTGAAAGCCGAGTGAAAGCAAGGGAGTATCTAGAGCAAATTGTTAAGGGGATTTCAGAAGCGCATGGGGCAAATTGTGAAATTACTTGGTATTTAGGATATCCAGCCGTAGTAAATGATAAAGCTGCTGTTGATATTTCGAGAACGGTCATGGAAGGTATGTTTGAAAAGAATCATATCATCCATGTTGACGATCCTATGTTTGGGACAGAAGATTTTTCAGCTTTTTCCGAAATCGTCCCCTCTTCCATGCAATTCATAGGCGTCCATAATAACGAGTTTGGAAAAGCATATCCTTTACACCATCCTAAATTTAAAATCGATGAGAAGGCTTTAGAGTATGGAGTAAGATATTTTGTAGGGATAGCGGATAAATTATGCAGTCATCAAAATAACTGA
- a CDS encoding N-acetylmannosamine-6-phosphate 2-epimerase — protein sequence MDEKNVLEAIKNGLIVSCQARIGWPMYGADIMGALSKAAEKGGAVGIRATGPENIKAIKKVTKLPVLGIHKQWIEECEVYITPTYESATSIIEAGASIVALDGTQRKRPHGETLESIIGKIHSEHPNILVMADCATFEEGLIAEKFGADIVATTLCGYTEETKYVKEVDYDLIRKLSSALKIPIIAEGHIHTKDHARKAIESGAFAVVVGTAITRPEIITKRFVDELNLLAEK from the coding sequence ATGGATGAAAAAAACGTATTGGAAGCCATTAAGAATGGATTGATAGTGTCGTGCCAGGCCAGAATAGGATGGCCGATGTATGGGGCTGATATCATGGGCGCATTAAGCAAGGCTGCAGAAAAAGGAGGCGCCGTTGGTATTAGGGCTACCGGGCCAGAAAATATTAAAGCGATTAAAAAGGTAACAAAATTGCCTGTATTAGGTATTCACAAACAATGGATAGAAGAATGTGAAGTTTATATTACTCCTACCTATGAAAGTGCAACAAGCATCATTGAGGCTGGAGCGTCTATAGTAGCTTTAGATGGAACTCAACGAAAGCGCCCTCATGGAGAAACGCTAGAAAGTATCATAGGAAAAATCCATAGTGAGCATCCAAATATTTTAGTGATGGCAGATTGTGCGACTTTTGAAGAGGGACTAATCGCAGAAAAATTCGGTGCTGATATAGTAGCAACCACATTGTGTGGGTATACAGAGGAAACAAAATATGTGAAGGAGGTTGATTATGACCTTATTCGAAAACTCTCTTCTGCCTTAAAAATCCCCATCATCGCTGAAGGGCATATTCATACTAAAGATCATGCTAGAAAAGCTATTGAAAGTGGTGCTTTTGCTGTCGTGGTAGGAACGGCCATTACTCGCCCTGAAATTATCACAAAAAGGTTTGTAGACGAGTTAAACCTGTTAGCTGAAAAATAG
- a CDS encoding PTS sugar transporter subunit IIA, protein MNRAILLVSHGNLASTMKESVELIAGIQQQLFALCMDDQVTLDSFSRELEAAVNQLLDRYKEIIILADIKGGTPCNAATLQVLKNSRVQVIAGFHLGLVIESCLSPVSPKELLANTSRSICYINPHKY, encoded by the coding sequence TTGAATCGGGCCATTTTACTTGTAAGTCATGGGAATTTAGCTTCGACTATGAAAGAAAGTGTAGAGCTTATAGCAGGGATACAGCAGCAACTCTTTGCATTGTGTATGGATGACCAAGTAACGTTAGATTCATTTTCAAGAGAACTAGAAGCGGCAGTCAATCAATTGTTGGATCGGTACAAAGAAATAATCATTCTGGCAGATATTAAGGGGGGAACCCCATGCAATGCAGCTACACTTCAAGTGTTAAAAAATAGCCGGGTACAAGTAATCGCTGGTTTCCATTTAGGTTTAGTTATTGAATCTTGCCTTTCACCTGTAAGTCCCAAAGAGCTTTTAGCAAATACTTCCCGGAGTATTTGCTATATAAACCCCCATAAATATTAA
- a CDS encoding SAV0927 family protein, which translates to MNFDILSENKENQAIHHYCLLSQDYRYDVTIVYSAQFLGKAMVTSIQSGRMILLCANDINLDQYWAPTLGIEQEDIPDFQDFLKLVLQSPFHFEEY; encoded by the coding sequence TTGAATTTTGATATTCTATCCGAAAATAAAGAAAACCAAGCCATTCATCATTATTGCTTATTGTCACAAGATTATAGATATGATGTGACCATTGTATATTCGGCCCAGTTTTTAGGTAAAGCAATGGTGACCTCCATTCAAAGCGGAAGAATGATCCTGTTGTGTGCCAATGATATTAATTTAGATCAGTACTGGGCTCCGACCCTTGGAATTGAACAAGAAGATATACCGGATTTCCAAGACTTTCTCAAGTTAGTTCTACAATCTCCATTTCATTTTGAAGAATATTGA
- a CDS encoding IclR family transcriptional regulator produces the protein MQSIDRAMNVIKVLVSNSSENWLSITELSQECELPVSSMHRLLKAMSKHGLIQQDGQSKQYGLGNIWLENGLRMYDKMDYISQIRPELERLMNKVEESVYLSQPIGMESLVIERIDSEKSQIRVYDQLGSRVPMHIGAANKVMLAYMPYNQAKKIVDALLPIQERAAFWDILQETKKKGYGISHSERTEGTCSVAVPILNHFGEVHGAVSIGFVSFNLTEDRLEFLIENVMETGNRVSSKLGYRGQ, from the coding sequence ATGCAATCGATTGACCGTGCCATGAACGTTATAAAAGTGCTAGTTTCCAATTCATCGGAAAACTGGCTATCAATTACGGAACTTTCTCAAGAATGTGAGCTTCCTGTCAGTTCCATGCATCGATTATTAAAAGCAATGTCCAAGCATGGATTAATTCAACAGGATGGACAATCTAAACAATATGGTTTAGGGAATATTTGGCTCGAAAATGGTTTGCGTATGTATGACAAAATGGATTACATCAGTCAAATTAGGCCTGAACTAGAAAGGCTGATGAACAAAGTGGAGGAAAGCGTGTATCTTAGCCAGCCAATCGGTATGGAGTCACTCGTTATCGAACGAATCGACAGTGAAAAAAGCCAAATCCGGGTTTATGACCAGCTCGGCTCACGAGTACCTATGCATATTGGAGCTGCTAATAAAGTGATGCTGGCCTATATGCCATATAATCAAGCTAAAAAAATCGTAGATGCTCTTTTGCCAATTCAAGAAAGAGCAGCTTTTTGGGATATATTGCAAGAGACTAAAAAGAAGGGATATGGAATCAGTCACAGCGAAAGGACAGAAGGAACATGTTCTGTAGCCGTTCCGATACTGAACCATTTTGGGGAAGTGCACGGGGCAGTGAGCATTGGATTTGTGAGCTTTAACCTGACAGAAGATAGACTTGAGTTCCTCATTGAGAATGTGATGGAAACTGGCAACCGGGTTTCGTCAAAATTGGGGTATAGGGGACAATGA
- a CDS encoding Glu/Leu/Phe/Val family dehydrogenase: MIEKRQLDNPLQEFQDILKEAIQVLDYPDLVFDFLKAPMRFLEVCIPIQMDTGETRMFQGYRAQHNDAAGPTKGGIRFHPDVTPEEVKALAGWMSLKCGITDLPYGGAKGGIVCDPRQMSSSELERLSRGYVRAVSQIVGPTKDIPAPDMYTNSQIMAWMLDEYDHIREFDSPGFITGKPLTLGGSKGREKATSKGVLYTLQMVSDLKGIPIEGMRVIIQGFGNVGSHLAMYLYEMGAKVVGIADELGGLYDPNGLDVAYLLENRDSFGVISNLYKDTLSNQELLEKECDVLIPAAISGVVNKDNAKRLKCEIVIEAANGPTTKEAIKILDEKGIVLVPDILANSGGVIVSYFEWCQNNQGYYWTEELVDERLKEKITASFLNVYHTSQKYSVNMKVAAYIEGIRKIAEASRLRGWVRF, translated from the coding sequence ATGATTGAAAAACGTCAATTGGATAATCCACTGCAAGAATTCCAGGATATTTTAAAAGAAGCCATTCAAGTTTTGGACTATCCAGATTTGGTTTTTGATTTTTTAAAAGCACCAATGCGTTTTCTGGAAGTCTGTATTCCTATTCAAATGGATACTGGGGAGACAAGGATGTTTCAAGGATATCGGGCCCAACATAATGATGCTGCCGGTCCAACGAAAGGGGGGATTCGTTTTCACCCGGATGTCACTCCTGAAGAAGTTAAGGCATTGGCAGGATGGATGAGTTTGAAATGCGGAATAACCGATCTCCCATATGGAGGGGCAAAGGGTGGCATTGTGTGTGATCCCAGACAGATGAGTTCATCAGAGCTAGAACGATTAAGCCGAGGGTATGTCAGGGCGGTCAGTCAAATAGTGGGACCTACAAAGGATATTCCGGCACCGGATATGTATACGAATTCCCAAATCATGGCCTGGATGCTTGATGAATACGATCACATCAGGGAATTCGATTCACCCGGCTTTATTACAGGAAAGCCACTCACATTAGGTGGATCGAAGGGCAGGGAAAAGGCTACTTCCAAGGGAGTATTATATACACTTCAAATGGTAAGTGATTTAAAGGGGATTCCTATTGAAGGTATGCGGGTAATCATTCAGGGTTTCGGGAATGTCGGCAGTCATTTAGCTATGTATTTATATGAAATGGGGGCTAAGGTTGTCGGTATAGCAGATGAGCTTGGAGGTCTATATGACCCGAATGGCTTAGACGTTGCTTACCTTTTGGAGAACAGGGACTCTTTTGGAGTCATTTCGAATTTATACAAAGATACATTATCCAATCAAGAATTATTGGAAAAAGAGTGTGATGTGCTGATTCCCGCAGCTATTAGCGGGGTGGTGAATAAAGATAATGCAAAACGATTAAAATGTGAAATTGTGATCGAAGCAGCAAATGGGCCGACAACAAAAGAAGCAATCAAGATTCTCGATGAAAAAGGCATAGTGCTAGTCCCGGATATTTTGGCGAATTCAGGAGGGGTGATAGTCTCGTATTTTGAATGGTGCCAGAACAACCAAGGTTATTACTGGACGGAAGAGCTTGTTGATGAACGATTGAAGGAAAAGATAACAGCCAGCTTTTTGAATGTCTATCATACTTCCCAAAAATATTCCGTGAATATGAAAGTAGCTGCATATATCGAAGGAATTCGCAAAATAGCAGAAGCATCCCGGCTTCGGGGGTGGGTCAGGTTCTGA
- a CDS encoding M20/M25/M40 family metallo-hydrolase — MSQLLWGTPETLRTLLCELVSWESRTLTLGERMFPYKVQDKLRELDYFKRNPSHLSLREADLGRNFVTAFYKHPDSKETVVLISHFDTVHTDEYGDLETLAFQPEELTKKLHDRKDELPEEARIDLESGKYLFGRGTMDMKMGLALHMAIIEKASIEQWPINLMLLTVPDEEVNSAGMRAAVKELVALRDKYDLSYKMFFNSEPSFSQKPGDNRHYIYSGTLGKIMPAALFYGKETHVGEPLKGITANYIASFLTQLMEWNTLFLESDLGEETPLPVSLQQKDLKLQYSTQTPYRAAALYNVFIMKRTAAEIMDLFEQVANEAAMKCNESYKELCLREQIEGVGEVKVLRYEKLLSYAEGKFGVSFVEQIKSDVKENMDLDEREKSVRIAEKLMIQCQELSPAIVLLFAPPYYPAVNTSDDPLILESVKLMKETASMLDEEVSQIHYFNGLCDLSYVKYSDESDGWTAFEKNTPVWGDTYSIPFADMQKLQAPVLNVGPFGKDAHQRTERLHIDSAFVHTPVMLEKLIKSMFKCLVE, encoded by the coding sequence ATGAGTCAATTACTATGGGGTACTCCAGAAACGCTCCGTACCTTGTTATGTGAACTTGTTAGCTGGGAAAGCCGTACTCTTACATTAGGGGAACGGATGTTTCCGTATAAGGTGCAAGATAAATTGAGGGAGCTTGATTATTTTAAAAGGAATCCGTCGCACTTATCACTTCGTGAAGCTGATTTAGGGAGGAATTTTGTCACTGCCTTTTATAAACATCCCGATAGCAAGGAGACCGTTGTATTAATTAGTCATTTTGATACGGTTCATACTGATGAATACGGTGATCTTGAGACTCTTGCATTTCAACCAGAGGAGCTCACGAAAAAACTTCATGACAGGAAAGATGAACTGCCGGAAGAAGCGCGCATTGATCTTGAATCGGGAAAGTACTTGTTTGGTAGAGGAACGATGGATATGAAAATGGGGCTTGCCCTTCATATGGCTATCATCGAAAAGGCAAGTATCGAACAATGGCCGATCAATCTCATGCTGTTAACGGTTCCTGATGAGGAAGTGAATTCTGCGGGAATGAGGGCTGCTGTTAAAGAACTTGTGGCTTTACGTGATAAATATGACCTTTCCTATAAAATGTTTTTTAATAGTGAACCGTCCTTTTCACAGAAACCGGGTGATAATAGACATTATATTTATTCCGGAACTTTGGGGAAAATCATGCCGGCTGCCCTTTTTTATGGGAAAGAAACTCATGTGGGTGAGCCATTAAAGGGCATAACGGCTAACTATATAGCCTCGTTCCTCACGCAGCTCATGGAGTGGAACACTCTTTTTCTGGAAAGTGATCTTGGCGAGGAAACACCTTTACCCGTATCGCTTCAGCAAAAAGATCTAAAACTGCAATATTCAACACAGACACCTTATCGGGCAGCCGCGCTTTATAATGTGTTCATTATGAAAAGAACAGCTGCAGAAATAATGGATCTATTCGAGCAGGTTGCAAACGAAGCAGCAATGAAATGCAATGAATCTTATAAAGAGCTTTGTCTGCGTGAACAAATTGAAGGTGTGGGCGAAGTGAAAGTATTGCGCTACGAAAAGTTACTTTCATATGCCGAGGGCAAATTTGGCGTGAGTTTTGTTGAGCAAATAAAGAGTGATGTTAAAGAAAACATGGATTTGGATGAGCGGGAAAAATCAGTGCGGATCGCTGAAAAATTGATGATACAGTGTCAGGAGCTTTCACCCGCCATTGTATTGCTGTTCGCACCGCCATATTATCCAGCCGTCAATACGTCCGATGATCCGCTTATTTTGGAATCTGTGAAATTAATGAAGGAAACTGCCAGCATGCTTGATGAAGAAGTCAGCCAAATTCATTATTTTAATGGCCTTTGCGATTTAAGCTATGTTAAATATAGCGATGAGTCTGATGGCTGGACGGCTTTTGAAAAAAATACACCAGTCTGGGGCGATACTTACAGCATTCCTTTTGCAGATATGCAAAAACTTCAGGCACCCGTACTTAATGTGGGTCCGTTCGGCAAGGATGCACACCAGCGTACTGAGCGCCTTCACATCGATAGCGCCTTCGTCCATACGCCCGTTATGCTGGAGAAGTTAATAAAGAGTATGTTTAAGTGTTTGGTTGAATAG
- a CDS encoding PTS system mannose/fructose/N-acetylgalactosamine-transporter subunit IIB: protein MSIVVTRIDERLIHGQVAYSWSVAYQVTEFIVIDDGVANDPTQLLLLSMAVPSGKRHAILSVEDAVKYFDEQSDLEKTLIVVKSPRVLLSLIEKGIILPSINVGGMYYKEGKQEISKTVFMDEEDKAVFLKIRDHGIPCEIRTSPNDKSINLFTKI from the coding sequence ATGAGTATCGTTGTAACCCGTATCGATGAACGCCTTATACATGGGCAAGTTGCTTATTCATGGAGTGTTGCTTATCAAGTCACAGAATTTATTGTAATTGATGATGGCGTCGCAAACGACCCTACACAACTTTTGTTACTTAGCATGGCAGTCCCTTCAGGAAAAAGACATGCTATCCTATCTGTCGAAGATGCAGTGAAATATTTTGATGAGCAGTCAGATCTGGAAAAAACACTTATCGTAGTAAAAAGTCCTCGAGTCCTTTTATCTCTCATTGAAAAAGGGATCATTCTACCTTCAATAAATGTAGGTGGCATGTACTATAAAGAAGGAAAACAGGAAATTAGTAAAACCGTCTTTATGGATGAAGAAGATAAAGCTGTTTTTCTCAAGATTAGAGATCACGGAATCCCTTGTGAAATCAGAACCTCTCCTAATGATAAATCTATTAATTTATTTACCAAGATTTAG